TTTTTAATTAAATCCTGTGGAATAAAACAAGCAGATACATCATTTAAGGCAGTAACAGTTATCATACTAGGTTCGTGAGTAATGGCAGAATGATACCCAATTAAATCTCCTTTTTTACTAAACTTTACAATTTGTTCTTTTCCGTTTGCATTTAATTGAGAGAGCTTACAAACACCATCTTTTATACAATATACTCCAGAAGAAAATTTACCCTCATTAAAAATGACTTCACCTTTTTTAAAAACGTGTACATCTTTGGAGTTAGATATTTTAGAAAGTTCCTCCTTGCTTAAAGCATTTAGGTTGTTAAATTGTTTTACCAAACATTGTTCACATCTACTCACAATCAATTTTTTTATCTTACTTTTCAAAAATACGAAAAGTTTACATGATATTAATCATTGAATTGTATCAATAGAAATATCAAATTTGTAAAAGAAATTTTTAAACAAAATATGGAAGGTAAACCCTGTTATCATTGTGGTGAAGAATCTATTATGGATATAGTTGTTTTTGATGACAAAATATTTTGTTGCCACGGTTGTAAAACTGTTTACGAAATCTTTAAAGACAATGATTTAACTGCTTATTACGATTTTGAAAAAAATCCTGGTATCACCCCAAATGATATTAAAGGTAAATACGCCTTTTTAAATAATGATGCCGTAGTTAGTAAATTATTAGATTTTCAAGAAGATGGCATAGAGGTGGTAACCTTATATATTCCCAAAATACATTGTAGCTCTTGTGTTTGGGTTTTAGAACATCTTCAAAAATTAAATGATGGAGTAATAAAATCTAGGGTTCATTTTTCCAAAAAAAATGTTCAGATTACTTATAACCATAAGATAAGCTTACAGCAATTGGTAGAATTGTTGGCTATGATTGGTTACGACCCTTATATTAGTTTAGAGGATGGAGAAAAAAAGAAAAAGCATAGCAAAGCCAATACATATAAGTTAGCTATTGCTGGTTTTGCCTTTGGAAATAGTATGTTTTTATCGTTTCCAGATTATTTTGGAAAACCCGATGTTTGGTTAACACAATATCAGCCTTTGTTTGTGTTATTAATGTTCTTGTTTTCGTTACCAGTAGTGTTTTATGCGGCTAATGATTATTTTATATCTGCTTACAAAGGACTTAGAAAACGTATTTTAAATATTGATGTACCTATTAGTATTGGAGTTGTTGTTTTGTTTTTAAGGAGTAGCTATGAGTTTTTTACAGGAACAGGACAAGGGTATTTTGATAGTTTAACAGGATTGATTTTTTTCTTGTTATTAGGGAAGTTGTTCCAACAAAAAACTTACGATTTCCTTTCTTTTGAAAGAGATTTTAAATCATATTTTCCTATTGCAGTATCCACAATCGTTCATAAAAAAGAAGTGGTGATTC
Above is a genomic segment from Wenyingzhuangia fucanilytica containing:
- a CDS encoding Crp/Fnr family transcriptional regulator, which codes for MKSKIKKLIVSRCEQCLVKQFNNLNALSKEELSKISNSKDVHVFKKGEVIFNEGKFSSGVYCIKDGVCKLSQLNANGKEQIVKFSKKGDLIGYHSAITHEPSMITVTALNDVSACFIPQDLIKKPLDENPKFAGAMFKTVCGDLKEANNSITNISTNTVHQRIADLILFLKETYGIDDTNTIKIKLSRKEIASSVGTATESAIRILSTFKKDGLIDLVGKSITIIDEDQLKHIAEGI